A region of Eschrichtius robustus isolate mEscRob2 chromosome 19, mEscRob2.pri, whole genome shotgun sequence DNA encodes the following proteins:
- the LOC137753871 gene encoding zinc finger protein 264-like isoform X2 — MLENCRLLVSLGCPVPRLELIFHLEQGQKLWTVKEDLSRSTCPGKRYRLEEEPEVFQTRSFRVFSVSLPPGIDIWQYVHGVLPTQETHQSIVDKGKPKTTEPTTCEPTLFEGASIQELIQGGPADSQLGQTKDQDGPLEMQEGHLGPGMDPQREKLPEKMSPEHGSLGTAGGVCSGIVEELVPPGGAVHDHDSCGSGNDPIIQEEESIFKCNECGKVFNKKHLLAGHEKIHSGVKPYECTECGKTFIKSTHLLQHHMIHTGERPYECTECGKAFNRRSYLTQHQRIHTGEKPYKCSECGKAFTHRSNFVLHKRRHTGEKPYVCKECGQVFRHRPGFLRHHIIHSGENPYECFECGKVFKHKSYLMWHQQTHTGEKPYECSECGKAFCESAALIHHYVIHTGEKPFECLECGKAFNHRSYLKRHQRIHTGEKPFVCTECGRAFTHCSTFILHKRAHTGEKPFECKECGKAFSTRKDLIRHFSIHTGEKPFECTECGKAFNRRSGLTRHQRIHSGEKPYECLECGKSFCWSTNLIRHAIIHTGEKPYKCSECGKAFSRSSSLTQHQRIHTGRNPVSVTDVGRTFTSGQTSVTLRELLLGKDFLNVNTEENLLQEKTPTMTSDRTYQRETPQVSSL, encoded by the exons GGTGTCCTGTTCCCAGACTTGAGCTGATCTTCCACCTGGAGCAGGGGCAGAAGCTGTGGACGGTGAAGGAAGACCTCTCCCGCAGCACCTGTCCAG GGAAAAGATACAGATTAGAAGAGGAGCCGGAGGTGTTCCAGACACGAAGCTTCCGTGTCTTCAGCGTCTCGTTACCTCCTGGAATTGATATTTGGCAGTATGTGCACGGAGTGTTACCAACCCAGGAAACTCACCAGAGCATCG TTGACAAAGGAAAACCCAAGACCACAGAACCTACCACTTGTGAGCCAACCCTCTTTGAGGGAGCCTCTATCCAGGAACTAATACAAGGAGGCCCAGCGGACTCCCAGTTGGGACAAACCAAGGATCAGGATGGGCCATTGGAAATGCAGGAAGGACACTTGGGACCAGGGATGGACCCCCAGAGGGAGAAGCTTCCTGAGAAAATGAGTCCTGAACATGGCAGCTTGGGGACAGCTGGTGGTGTGTGTTCAGGAATTGTAGAGGAGCTCGTCCCTCCAGGAGGTGCTGTCCATGACCATGACTCATGTGGATCTGGTAATGATCCCATTATTCAAGAAGAGGAAAGTATCTTTAAATGCAACGAATGTGGGAAAGTTTTTAACAAGAAACACCTTCTTGCTGGACATGAAAAGATTCACTCTGGCGTGAAGCCCTATGAATGCACAGAGTGTGGGAAAACCTTTATTAAGAGCACACACCTCCTCCAGCACCACATGATCCACACCGGGGAGAGGCCCTATGAGTGCACAGAGTGCGGGAAGGCCTTCAACCGCAGGTCCTACCTTACACAACACCAGCGGATTCACACTGGGGAGAAGCCTTAcaagtgcagtgaatgtggaaaGGCCTTCACCCACCGCTCCAATTTTGTCTTACATAAGAGGAGACACACTGGGGAAAAACCCTACGTGTGCAAAGAATGTGGGCAAGTCTTCCGACATAGGCCAGGATTCCTTCGACATCACATCATCCACAGTGGTGAGAATCCGTATGAGTGCTTTGAATGTGGCAAGGTCTTTAAACACAAGTCATACCTCATGTGGCACCAGCAGACTCACACTGGGGAGAAGCCctatgagtgcagtgaatgtgggaaagccttctgtGAGAGCGCAGCCCTCATTCACCACTACGTCATCCACACTGGGGAGAAACCCTTTGAATGCCTCGAGTGCGGGAAGGCCTTCAACCACAGATCATACCTCAAGAGGCACCAGCGGATTCACACTGGGGAGAAGCCTTTTGTGTGCACTGAATGTGGAAGGGCCTTCACCCACTGCTCCACTTTTATCTTGCATAAACGGgcccacactggagagaaaccttttgAGTGcaaagaatgtgggaaagcctttagcACTAGGAAAGACCTCATTCGGCACTTCAGCATCCACACTGGGGAGAAGCCCTTTGAGTGCACGGAGTGTGGGAAGGCCTTCAACCGCAGGTCAGGCCTCACAAGGCACCAGCGGATTCACAGTGGAGAGAAGCCCTATGAATGCTTGGAGTGTGGGAAGTCCTTTTGCTGGAGCACAAACCTCATTCGACATGCCATCATCCACACCGGAGAGAAGCCTTAtaagtgcagtgaatgtggaaaGGCCTTCAGTCGTAGCTCATCCCTCACTCAGCATCAAAGGATTCATACTGGGAGAAACCCTGTCAGTGTGACAGATGTGGGAAGAACCTTCACCAGTGGGCAAACCTCAGTCACCCTCCGAGAACTCCTGTTGGGGAAAGACTTTTTGAATGTAAACACCGAGGAAAATCTTTTGCAGGAGAAAACACCTACCATGACATCTGATCGTACATACCAAAGAGAAACCCCACAAGTATCTTCTCTGTGA